CAAGAAGCAAATACGTTGATTGATAACGGAGCAGATTTCATCTATCCTGCTGCTGGTTTTACAGGGGTTGGTGCACTTCAGATGGCACAGGAGAAGGGGATATATGGATTCGGTGTTGATACGGACCAATATTTCTTAGCTGAAGAAGCTGTTGTTAGCTCAATGGTGAAGAAAGTCGATGTGGCTGTATATGAAGTGATCGATACTCTCGTGAAAAGTAAGGAGTTGACGAGTGAACATTTCCAATTCGGTCTAAAAGAAAAAGGTGTCGGATTGGCTCCAATTCGAATAATTGATCTATCAAATGAAGAACAAAAAATACTAGATAAGGTTCAAACAGACCTTATGAATGGAACCATTACAATCCAGTAACAGTCGAAAGGAAGTGCTTTGTACGTTATGAAGGTGAAACACAGACTTCTAGTAAATGCTGCAGTACCACTTGTCGTATCACTTTTAATAATAGGAGCTATTCTCTCTCAAATGCTTCAGTTTCAAACATCTAACGAAGAAGAGGTAGGACGTCTGATTGCAGTTCAACAATTCAATGGGAAAGTCACATCAGTTAAGCAAAGCTTAAACAATTTTGCGTTTAACATGACAGATGGAAACAAGTTTGATGTCGAACGAGAAATTCATGATATTCAAGAAGCATGGGTTGCTTTACAACCATTAATTGTTGGTATCGTATCCTCTGAATCGTTAGAACGTTTATCCACTAAGTTAGATGAATTAGAATCAGGGGCACTTAAAGCTGTTCAAGAAGCAGATAGTTCTAGTGCAACAAGGCAATCAATAAGAACGCTAGGAATAACGAATGATTTATATTTACTAAACAAAGAGGCTGAATATAAGTATGAGAATGGGTTATTTCAGCAAGAACAGAAAATTTCATTTATCATTTCATTTACATTAATTGCTGGGGTGTTATTGCTACTCATATCTTTGGGTATGACATGGCGTACAACAAATAAAATTACGAAACCAATTCATGCACTTGTCGTTTCTGCAGAAGAAATTGCTAAAGGAGATTTAACGAAAGAGGTTTCAGTGACAACTGGAAAAGATGAAATTAGTAAGCTTTGGAATTCTTTTTGTCATATGAGAGATAACTTAGTCCAAATTATTGATTCTGTTCACACAGCAGTAGCAGAAATTGATAAATTTAGTGTACAACTAAAAGGTGAAGTGGATCATGTAGCAGAGATGAATGAACAAGTTGTAGTCTCTACTGACGGCATTTCACAAGGGTCGCAATCGATTGCTTATGATTTACAAGAAGCTGTAGAGTATATGGATAAAATAACAAAGAGTATCGTCAATAATACGAATCATTCTAATGTAGCTGTAAACTATAGTAAAGAAGCTGTTGAAGCAATTGTAGAAGGAAAAGAACTTGTTGAAAAGCAGCATTCACTCACTAAACAGAATACTGAATCAATGCATTCAATGCAGGAATCTTTTCGGAAATTTAGTGATTATACAAGTAATATTAAGCAAATGGCAAAAATTGTTGATGATATTACAGGTCAAACAAACTTACTTGCCCTAAACGCAGCAATAGAAGCGAGTCGAGCTGGTGAAGCAGGAAAAGGATTTGCTGTCGTTGCCGAAGAGGTAAGGAAGCTTGCTGATCAGTCAGCAGAGGCTACACGTGAAATCTTTACGCTTGTCGAGAAAATTCACGAAGCGATGGTAGAAGTTGAAGGTTCAGTGGAACATGGTACTAAATTAATGAATAATCAACAATCAGCTATGTATTCAACTGTTTCTGCCTTTAATTTAATTGAAGGTCATATTCAGCACATTTCACAATCACTTTTGGATTTATCAGCTAGTATGGAGCTTTCAAAGCAACAAAACGAAAAAATTGCTGAAACGATTGAGAGTATTAGCTCAGTTACTGAAGAATCTGCAGCAGGCTCAGAAGAAATATCTGCTTCAGCATATGAACAGCTTGGGGCATTTGAGCAAATGAATAATGGAGTAGCTAAACTTCATGAGATGACAATCGAGTTAGAGAAAAAGCTAGACGTCTTTCAACTGAAGAGTTAATAAACATGTTATAATGTACCAAAAAGGGGGATAAGTATGCTTAGTGATAAGTTATTAACAGCATTAAATGACCAAATGAATTTCGAATTTAAGTCGGCAAACGTATATTTAGCTATGGCAGCATACTGCTCAGCTGAAAGTTATGATGGATTCGCGAACTTCTTTCTCGTTCAAGCAGAAGAAGAACGTTATCACGCGATGAAGATTTATAATTATATAAATGACCGCAGTAAGCGTGCTACCATTACGGGTTATGATACACCACGTAATGAATTTGAATCTGTGTTAGATGCATTTGAAACAGCGTTCAAACATGAAAAAGAAGTAACGAAACGTATCTATAATTTATCTGATATAGCATTGGACGAGCGTGAACATGCTACGATTCAATTTTTAAAATGGTTTATAGATGAACAAGTTGAAGAAGAAGCAATGTTTGATTCCATTATTGAGAAACTAAAACGCATAGAGCAAGACAGCAATGCGTTCTTTATGCTTGAAGATGAATTCTCCAAACGTTCATTCACTCCACCAGCAGAATAAAAAAACAAGAACCCAAGCTGCATTTATGTAGCTCGGGTTCTTTCATGAAAAAAGGAGGTATGACGTAACATGAACTACCACAGGTTCACTTATAGTATATGAATATTTTGTGAGATGGATTGGACATTTATCATTTATTCTTTCTTTTCTTAATTAACATGATTATATATAACATTAATAGAGGAATCGATCTTCAGTAAGAATATCTTCTGTATTTGCAATTGCAGAAATCGTTGCGCCTGCTGTCTGTGCATAACTACCAAATGCCTCAATTTGTTCTCCTTCGTCTTTCCTGCCTCTAAGAATGTAGATTGCCCCGATTGCCTCAATCATAGCCCCTATCGCTTGTAGTGATGCACCTTGAATAGCCAGACGTGTAAGCTCATCAGGGTCTTCATCCATACTTGCACTTATTGCCTCAAATGTTGCCCCAATTGATTGCAATGAATCACCGACAACATCTAACTTAGTACCTTCTTCTTCTTCACCTTGCAGTTGTATTGTACCAGCAACAGCATTAGCCGAGTTTCCAGCAGCCTGAGTCCACGCCCCAATAATGGCAAACTGTAAACCTGCTTCTTCTTCATCTGTAATTGAGAGGGCAACTGCTTGGAAGGAGTTTCCTACCGCTTCTACGCCATTACCAATAACAACTAGTTCTGTTCCAATTACTTCTGCTTCTTCAGTTTCTCCCTTAACAATAATAGTGGAGCCAATAGATGCAATTACCGCACCTGTAACCTGAGTCCAAACCCCGATTATTTCCAAAAACTCATCGAATGTTATCATTCATTACCCTCCTTTTTTAGTTAATGTATTCTTGTACAAAAATATCCGTATATGTAATAGCACAAATATTGACGAATTGTACAACTAATTTTATAAGGTTTACTTATGTGTCTAAATCTGTATAAGGATATAGATACTTTAGTTGGAATGATGTTTAATGCATTCTTTATAATGTATGAATTAAAATTAAAGCAAGTGAGGGCACCATTACTATTTCATGTTAAAGAAATGTTAAATTAATGCATTTTACTTTCTCTACATAATCGAATAATATTTTAAAGACAATGTTGTACTTAAAATGTTATGAAGTTTCTTTACAAGATAGATGGAGGATTATGTGATGCATTTCATTATGAGAGGGTTATTGATTGGTTTTGGATATACTTCTATTGGTTTGGGGATCGTCGGGATAGTTTTACCGTTAATTCCGACAACACCATTATTATTATTAGGTGCATATTGCTTCTATAAGTCATCACCGAAGCTTCATGATAAATTAATGAGTAACAAGGTTTTAGGAGAATATATTAAAAGATGGCGTTCTGGAGAAGGTATCCCATTAAAATCAAAAATTACTATAATTTTATTACTGTGGATAGGTATGGGTTATTCAATTTTTATGGTGCCTTTTGTATTTATGAAGATCGGATTGCTAGTAATGGCTAGTTGTATGACGATTTTTTTACTGTTTATGAAAAGTTCGAAGTAACATAAGAGTTGGAATTTCGGTGATGTGGTTCCTTTATTGTGGTATAGGTTATAAGAAAAAGCTTGGAAGCAAAACAATAATTGTCGGTATTCTACTTATTTCGACAATTATTGCGAGAGTCATTTGTTAGAATATTATTATAAATTGACGAATATAATGTTTGTAAGGTGATAGTAGATTATGAGTGACTTTTAGATAGTCGTTGTATGAATCAGGAAAATAGCAGTTCTTTTTAACTGCAAAATATTATTTTTTATTACCCTATAATATGATAGTTCACAACCTTTATCCTCAAAAACTCAAAAACAGGCATATTTTATAGGGATTTATGTCTAATTAGTAAGAATTTATGCGCAATTTCTTGAAATTTCAGTTCTGTTATTTCAAAATAGAGATAGTAGTCTAATTTATATAAGGAGACTTCACTATGATAACAGTGATTTCTGAAAAGTTAGCGAATAAACTTGCTAATGCAACAGATTATCATGAGGAAGAGGATTATTTGCGATATAGCTTCGAGATAATCATCGGATATGTCATTAAGTTTGCTATATTGTTTTCATTAGCAAATCTATTAAACATTACTTTACCTATCTTTGCGTTAGTAGTTGCGTTTGTGTCTCTCCGTGTTATAACAGGAGGAAACCATTTATCTACATTTGTATCATGTATGGTATTTAGTATTCTATTTATTATTCTAACTGGTCTTGTATTTATCTATTTTTCCTCGTTGGTTGCACCTTCACTATTTATCACGAATGCTACTATTATTCTATCAACTTTTTCATGTTTACTATACGCACCGATACAAAATCGAGAAAGAGAAGTAAATAAAAATGAAGTACGAAAACAAACCCTTGTTATGTTGTTATTTTGGTACATTATTCTCTTATTAATGGTATTTTTTAATGTGTCAGAACAAATCTACTTCT
The sequence above is a segment of the Bacillus solimangrovi genome. Coding sequences within it:
- a CDS encoding methyl-accepting chemotaxis protein; this encodes MTWRTTNKITKPIHALVVSAEEIAKGDLTKEVSVTTGKDEISKLWNSFCHMRDNLVQIIDSVHTAVAEIDKFSVQLKGEVDHVAEMNEQVVVSTDGISQGSQSIAYDLQEAVEYMDKITKSIVNNTNHSNVAVNYSKEAVEAIVEGKELVEKQHSLTKQNTESMHSMQESFRKFSDYTSNIKQMAKIVDDITGQTNLLALNAAIEASRAGEAGKGFAVVAEEVRKLADQSAEATREIFTLVEKIHEAMVEVEGSVEHGTKLMNNQQSAMYSTVSAFNLIEGHIQHISQSLLDLSASMELSKQQNEKIAETIESISSVTEESAAGSEEISASAYEQLGAFEQMNNGVAKLHEMTIELEKKLDVFQLKS
- a CDS encoding DUF6944 family repetitive protein → MITFDEFLEIIGVWTQVTGAVIASIGSTIIVKGETEEAEVIGTELVVIGNGVEAVGNSFQAVALSITDEEEAGLQFAIIGAWTQAAGNSANAVAGTIQLQGEEEEGTKLDVVGDSLQSIGATFEAISASMDEDPDELTRLAIQGASLQAIGAMIEAIGAIYILRGRKDEGEQIEAFGSYAQTAGATISAIANTEDILTEDRFLY
- a CDS encoding YbaN family protein; translation: MHFIMRGLLIGFGYTSIGLGIVGIVLPLIPTTPLLLLGAYCFYKSSPKLHDKLMSNKVLGEYIKRWRSGEGIPLKSKITIILLLWIGMGYSIFMVPFVFMKIGLLVMASCMTIFLLFMKSSK
- a CDS encoding ferritin — encoded protein: MLSDKLLTALNDQMNFEFKSANVYLAMAAYCSAESYDGFANFFLVQAEEERYHAMKIYNYINDRSKRATITGYDTPRNEFESVLDAFETAFKHEKEVTKRIYNLSDIALDEREHATIQFLKWFIDEQVEEEAMFDSIIEKLKRIEQDSNAFFMLEDEFSKRSFTPPAE
- a CDS encoding accessory gene regulator B family protein, with protein sequence MITVISEKLANKLANATDYHEEEDYLRYSFEIIIGYVIKFAILFSLANLLNITLPIFALVVAFVSLRVITGGNHLSTFVSCMVFSILFIILTGLVFIYFSSLVAPSLFITNATIILSTFSCLLYAPIQNREREVNKNEVRKQTLVMLLFWYIILLLMVFFNVSEQIYFSIIAGVLLHLLSIIPLGTKGIIRLDHVLHKGVGK